Proteins encoded together in one Peribacillus asahii window:
- a CDS encoding acetaldehyde dehydrogenase (acetylating) produces the protein MNFDYDLQSIQEMRDAVQKAKEAQQKYLAFSQAQVDEIVKRVADAAFAKSQELAQMAVEETRMGIVEHKKIKNETGSRAVYESIKDEKTVGIINEDQVNKVMEVAYPFGVIAGIIPTTNPTSTAIFKTLIALKTRNAMVVSPHPRAVKCTVEALKICLHAAIEAGAPEGLIGWISKPSMAATNELMKHRDVNLILATGGGALVRAAYSSGKPAYGVGPGNVPVYIEKTANVPQAIKMIVDSKTFDNGTICATEQAIVVDRNVKQMAVRELKNQGSYFLNEEEKVVMEKVISPVPGKLNPDIVGQSAIKIAEMAGISVPSDTRVLIAEETLIGKDIPFSIEKLSPIFPLYTADNYEEAKELCLRLLNLGGRGHSLSLHTNDDSVAKEFALEMPVSRLMVNTLSSIGAVGATTGLMPSFTLGCGSFGGNITSDNVTARHLINIKRMAYGIKEASIPKPSQQSSSVLKDPKSKPNVTEIVEQIMDQLKPQVPMDSQVIAEMVNQVVKKYQTN, from the coding sequence GTGAATTTTGATTATGATCTTCAATCGATACAAGAGATGCGGGATGCGGTACAAAAAGCGAAAGAAGCACAACAAAAATATCTAGCTTTTTCTCAAGCCCAAGTAGATGAAATTGTGAAGCGGGTTGCAGATGCCGCATTTGCAAAATCACAAGAGTTAGCCCAAATGGCTGTGGAAGAAACGAGAATGGGTATCGTGGAACACAAAAAAATCAAAAACGAAACAGGTTCCCGGGCAGTTTATGAATCGATTAAAGACGAAAAAACGGTTGGGATTATCAACGAAGACCAAGTAAATAAAGTCATGGAAGTTGCTTATCCTTTCGGAGTGATTGCAGGTATTATTCCAACAACGAACCCGACCTCAACTGCCATTTTCAAAACATTAATTGCACTAAAAACAAGAAATGCGATGGTTGTGAGTCCGCATCCCCGTGCGGTGAAATGTACGGTGGAGGCGCTTAAAATCTGTTTGCACGCTGCTATAGAAGCAGGTGCACCAGAAGGACTGATCGGTTGGATCTCAAAGCCTTCCATGGCGGCAACAAACGAATTAATGAAGCATAGGGACGTAAATTTAATATTAGCAACGGGCGGAGGAGCCTTAGTTCGAGCAGCTTACAGCTCAGGTAAGCCTGCTTATGGTGTAGGCCCGGGCAATGTTCCTGTCTACATCGAAAAAACTGCGAACGTTCCACAGGCCATAAAAATGATTGTAGACAGTAAAACGTTCGATAACGGAACCATTTGTGCCACAGAGCAAGCAATCGTTGTAGATCGAAATGTTAAGCAAATGGCCGTAAGAGAGCTGAAAAACCAAGGTTCCTACTTCTTGAATGAGGAAGAAAAAGTGGTTATGGAAAAAGTCATCTCTCCTGTACCAGGAAAATTAAATCCAGACATTGTAGGTCAAAGTGCCATCAAGATTGCTGAAATGGCTGGGATTTCGGTTCCTTCTGATACGAGAGTTCTGATTGCAGAAGAGACTTTAATAGGAAAAGACATTCCATTTTCCATTGAAAAGCTTTCACCGATATTCCCGCTGTACACGGCTGATAATTATGAGGAAGCAAAAGAATTATGCTTAAGATTGTTAAATCTCGGGGGAAGAGGGCATAGCCTATCTCTTCACACGAATGACGATAGCGTCGCGAAAGAGTTTGCTCTTGAAATGCCTGTCTCAAGGCTTATGGTGAATACTCTTTCTTCAATTGGAGCTGTGGGAGCAACAACAGGTCTGATGCCTTCCTTCACGCTCGGCTGCGGTTCATTCGGAGGTAACATTACTTCCGACAATGTAACTGCCCGCCACTTAATAAATATTAAGAGAATGGCTTACGGTATTAAAGAAGCTTCTATTCCTAAACCATCTCAACAAAGTTCATCGGTTTTAAAGGATCCAAAATCAAAGCCGAATGTAACCGAAATCGTTGAGCAAATTATGGATCAATTGAAGCCTCAAGTCCCAATGGATTCACAGGTGATTGCAGAAATGGTAAACCAAGTAGTAAAAAAATATCAAACGAACTAA
- the eutL gene encoding ethanolamine utilization microcompartment protein EutL, protein MTLERIHAEILAVRLIPNVDPALAEQFKLEPRYRSLAIFTSTIDDIGYTALDEATKKADVEVVYGRSFYAGAAHASGPFSGEMIGVLAGSNPDEVKSGMDAVFQVVESAAYFEAVNGDKSHAFYAHVVARSGTYLSKEAGIDQGEPLAYLIAPPLEAVYGLDVALKAADVELVKFFGPPSETNFGGGLLTGSQSACQAAADAFREAILNIARNPIQY, encoded by the coding sequence GTGACTTTGGAACGTATTCATGCTGAGATTTTAGCTGTTCGTCTGATCCCAAACGTCGATCCTGCACTAGCCGAACAATTTAAGCTAGAGCCCCGTTATAGAAGCTTAGCCATCTTTACATCGACGATTGATGATATCGGATACACCGCATTAGATGAGGCAACAAAAAAAGCGGACGTAGAGGTCGTATATGGACGATCGTTTTATGCAGGGGCCGCACATGCTTCAGGTCCGTTTTCAGGTGAAATGATTGGCGTTTTGGCCGGTTCCAATCCTGATGAAGTCAAAAGCGGGATGGACGCAGTTTTTCAAGTAGTCGAATCTGCTGCGTACTTTGAAGCGGTAAATGGGGATAAAAGCCATGCTTTTTATGCACATGTTGTTGCAAGATCCGGGACCTATCTCTCAAAGGAAGCAGGAATTGACCAAGGTGAGCCACTTGCCTATTTAATTGCTCCCCCTCTGGAAGCTGTGTATGGACTTGACGTTGCTTTAAAGGCGGCTGATGTAGAACTAGTAAAGTTTTTTGGACCACCATCTGAAACAAACTTTGGTGGGGGATTACTCACTGGATCTCAATCAGCTTGTCAAGCAGCAGCAGATGCTTTTCGGGAAGCCATTTTAAACATTGCCAGAAATCCAATTCAATATTGA
- the eutC gene encoding ethanolamine ammonia-lyase subunit EutC — protein sequence MNPELIEEITRLVVEKLQSQPSSLVSTTEAAKSANRGVKFWNHTSSSSNCHVDSSLPIEMLESSVVDSEQALVKFRKHNDMKQSNPVISQATMQQKEKKPVKSGEKITGVRNPVNKEELEILMSKTPARIGIGRAGLRPRTDTWLKFRFDHAAAVDAVYGDVNDELLNRLDLFKVNTKVTDKEVYIRRPDYGRKLSDEAKKMIEQRCEKAPTVQVIVSDGLSSKAIDANLEDVYLSLQQSLRSAGLNMGTPFYIEKGRVAVMDDVGELLQPKVVILLIGERPGLISAESLSAYLCYEPRRGTIEAERMVVSNIHKGGIPPVEAGAYLGTVIQKVLKYEASGVSLVKKER from the coding sequence ATGAATCCTGAGCTAATAGAGGAAATAACAAGATTGGTTGTTGAAAAATTACAATCACAGCCAAGTTCGCTAGTGAGTACCACAGAGGCAGCTAAGTCAGCGAATAGAGGAGTTAAGTTTTGGAACCATACATCCAGCTCTAGTAACTGCCATGTAGATTCTTCTCTTCCGATAGAAATGTTGGAAAGTAGTGTGGTTGACTCCGAGCAGGCGCTTGTCAAGTTCCGAAAGCATAACGACATGAAACAGTCTAATCCGGTTATAAGCCAGGCAACAATGCAGCAGAAAGAAAAGAAACCTGTCAAGTCTGGAGAAAAAATAACCGGAGTTAGAAATCCGGTCAACAAAGAAGAGCTCGAAATCCTTATGAGCAAAACTCCTGCAAGAATCGGTATCGGAAGAGCCGGTTTGCGTCCAAGAACAGATACTTGGTTAAAGTTCCGCTTTGACCATGCGGCAGCGGTGGATGCTGTATACGGAGATGTAAACGATGAGCTTTTAAATCGATTGGATCTTTTTAAAGTCAATACAAAAGTGACGGATAAAGAGGTATATATCCGTCGTCCGGATTACGGTCGAAAACTATCAGATGAAGCGAAAAAAATGATTGAACAAAGATGTGAGAAAGCACCAACTGTTCAAGTGATCGTCTCCGATGGATTGAGCTCAAAGGCTATAGATGCAAATTTAGAGGATGTGTATTTATCACTTCAACAATCTTTGAGAAGTGCGGGGCTCAATATGGGAACGCCTTTTTACATCGAAAAGGGCAGAGTAGCTGTCATGGATGATGTCGGCGAACTTCTTCAGCCGAAGGTCGTTATTTTATTAATTGGAGAGCGTCCAGGACTAATAAGTGCTGAATCCTTGAGTGCTTATTTATGCTATGAGCCAAGGAGAGGAACGATTGAAGCTGAGCGAATGGTCGTCTCAAATATCCACAAAGGCGGTATTCCACCTGTTGAGGCAGGTGCATACCTTGGCACTGTGATTCAAAAGGTATTGAAATATGAGGCCAGCGGAGTATCGCTTGTTAAAAAGGAACGATAG